A single Leishmania major strain Friedlin complete genome, chromosome 24 DNA region contains:
- the CYC11 gene encoding putative cyclin 11, which yields MASLGAEHKLECKSMVLTLHTLFDIPRDLVSLHSRRESVELVLKPTAKYYSENKRFCKLDLPEQHVAFSPSSIIFKHDRFVLDFESAPPPCGLSFARSSTPHGAASFANSMPSNFVDLLAANTTLTAPGVASSTGKMPLHFESDARAGGALPPKPRLAFGESVDEDQDVNLRSPGSLKLRTSTTTLSSAMPPNQIVLRYPTRSDLKVIVEVMVGARQRRHDSSAVRWITPSWADRSIPGTISTFAAADGEVMRHKLVNRFVGLTVGHLSCTMELPHAADDLREVPAFAPTAIADAAERLCNDYERLRRFHTTDTEEQLNAVRSERPARLRDFVEQLSTGASEFSIYRGLLLEVCPSFFVRRIRRICAMYPPIPQSSSWVRTDAETLAAEHTGREMSLIRNLCAELGPDLSAISPRNRFLSYTNVQPLGDELWKWIKDNYAHQENDILDYEPDMFMESLALHYGTPEPAPIQYGFSPISYELDRRAYFCDSLRFPVNREHHRYRDEAMAARQMRVPLQLTPCERPLRPIRPTSRSFGEIDILLEKYKPEFVQLVPSIADAMECVTQQNEHLLRELLRESQPAVGAAGANASTRERMHALPYEVCPHGFHLFQSERPSGSYVALLTRFAEYTYISVSTLLASVIYLDRLCLRHPRLLLTTRNIEKLLVAAVRVASKIVDLRSVNNKNFASVFSVPVQDMNELESEFLKLMNFDFFLSPKEFNNYAHLVQLPAAYMQMPSSVRLSNTVSANGTVESSAPPPSASHDSADHVADVGHSGNGAALRPESNTNSSNTNKMLLNTPAVATPAPPRAPSPPSQQQGRSSSGAYSVDTSVAAQRALLSSKPSSTADGSTATGVEAGGKYTNGSGGAAGHRYIRSGVRGGGSGGGVRGSVSANGYGSSSSAGSAGGGGSGGTSGSKAPSAEFASGTRVLSIP from the coding sequence ATGGCGTCCCTTGGCGCAGAGCACAAGCTGGAGTGCAAGAGCATGGTGCTTACGCTCCACACCCTCTTCGACATTCCACGCGACCTCGTCTCGCTCCACTCACGCCGCGAAAGTGTCGAGCTCGTGCTGAAGCCGACGGCGAAGTACTACTCGGAGAACAAGCGTTTCTGCAAGCTGGACTTGCCGGAGCAGCACGTCGCCTTCTCGCCGTCCTCTATCATCTTCAAGCACGATCGCTTTGTTCTGGACTTCgagtcagcgccgccgccatgcgGCCTCTCCTTCGCGCGATCGTCGACACCACACGGCGCTGCGTCCTTCGCGAACAGCATGCCGAGCAACTTCGTGGACTTGCTTGCGGCGAACACCACGCTCACCGCGCCGGGGGTTGCGAGCAGCACTGGTAAGATGCCTCTACACTTTGAGAGTGACGCgcgcgctggtggcgccCTTCCTCCTAAGCCTCGCCTCGCGTTCGGTGAGAGTGTCGACGAGGACCAGGACGTCAACCTCAGGAGCCCCGGTAGCCTCAAGCTGAGGACCTCAACGACCACCTTGTCCAGTGCCATGCCGCCGAACCAGATCGTCCTGCGCTACCCCACACGCTCAGATCTTAAAGTCATCGTTGAGGTGATGGTGGGcgcacgacagcgccgtcacgactcctctgccgtgcgctGGATCACGCCATCGTGGGCGGACCGATCCATCCCAGGCACCATTAgcaccttcgccgccgctgacggggAAGTGATGCGTCACAAGCTTGTCAACCGCTTTGTTGGGCTTACAGTAGGGCACCTCTCCTGCACGATGGAGCTGCCACACGCAGCCGACGATCTGCGCGAGGTGCCGGCGTTTGCCCCAACGGCGATCGCAGACGCGGCGGAGCGCCTGTGTAATGACTAtgagcgcctgcgccgttTTCACACAACGGACACGGAAGAGCAGCTGAATGCTGTCCGTAGCGAGCGTCCAGCTCGGCTTCGTGACTTTGTGGAGCAGCTCTCGACCGGTGCGAGCGAGTTCTCCATCTACCGCggcctgctgctggaggtgtGCCCTAGCTTCTTTGTGCGCCGTATCCGTCGAATCTGCGCCATGTACCCGCCCATCCCGCAGAGCAGCTCCTGGGTGCGCACGGATGCCGAAACGCTTGCTGCCGAGCACACTGGACGCGAGATGTCGCTCATCCGCAACCTCTGCGCCGAACTTGGCCCCGACTTGAGTGCCATCTCGCCGCGCAACCGCTTTCTATCCTATACCAACGTGCAGCCCCTCGGCGACGAGCTCTGGAAGTGGATAAAGGACAACTACGCTCACCAGGAGAACGACATCCTCGACTATGAGCCGGACATGTTTATGGAGTCGCTCGCGCTGCACTATGGTACGCCGGAGCCTGCGCCGATTCAATACGGTTTTTCGCCCATCTCGTATGAGCTGGACAGGCGCGCGTACTTCTGCGACTCACTTCGGTTTCCGGTAAATCGCGAGCACCACCGCTATCGTGacgaggcgatggcggcgcgtcagatgcgtgtgccgctgcagctgacgccGTGCGAACGTCCGCTGCGCCCCATTCGGCCAACATCGCGCAGCTTCGGCGAGATCGACATTCTCCTAGAGAAGTACAAGCCAGAGTTCGTGCAGCTCGTGCCGTCCATTGCAGACGCCATGGAGTGTGTGACACAGCAGAACGAACATCTGctgcgagagctgctgcgcgagtcACAACCTGCTGTCGGCGCAGCCGGAGCGAACGCTAGCACGCGTGAGCGGATGCACGCGCTCCCCTATGAGGTGTGCCCGCACGGGTTTCATCTCTTTCAGTCGGAGCGGCCTAGTGGGTCGtacgtggcgctgctgacgcgcTTCGCAGAGTACACGTACATCTCCGTCAGCACCCTTCTAGCATCCGTAATCTACCTGGACCGGCTGTGTCTCCGGCACCCACGACTTCTGCTTACGACGCGCAACATCGAAAAGCTGCTtgtcgccgccgtgcgtGTCGCCAGCAAGATTGTCGACCTCCGCAGCGTCAACAACAAGAATTTCGCGTCTGTCTTTAGCGTGCCGGTGCAGGACATGAACGAGTTGGAGTCGGAGTTTCTCAAGCTCATGAACTTTGATTTCTTTCTTTCACCGAAGGAGTTCAACAACTATGCTCAcctggtgcagctgccggcggcaTACATGCAGATGCCGTCGAGCGTGCGCCTATCGAACACAGTGAGCGCTAACGGCACTGTGgaaagcagcgcaccgccaccgtcggcTTCGCACGACTCCGCAGACCACGTAGCGGATGTAGGCCACAGTGGGAACGGCGCGGCATTGAGACCGGAGAGCAACacgaacagcagcaacactAACAAAATGTTGCTGAACACGCCGgccgtcgccacccctgCTCCCCCTCGGGCGCCGTCCCCGCCATCACAGCAGCAAGGACGCAGCAGTAGTGGCGCCTACAGCGTCGACACCTCTGtagctgcgcagcgagcaCTACTATCCAGCAAGCCATCATCCACAGCGGACGGCTCGACTGCGACAGGAGTTGAGGCTGGTGGGAAGTACACCAAtggtagcggcggcgctgccgggcACCGCTATATTCGCAGCGGagtgagaggaggaggtagtggtggtggcgtcCGAGGATCCGTGTCAGCCAACGGCTACGGGAGTAGCAGCAGTGCCGGAagtgctggcggcggtggcagcgggggcaCGAGTGGCAGCAAGGCACCGTCGGCGGAGTTCGCAAGCGGGACGCGGGTGCTGAGCATCCCCTGA